The proteins below come from a single Torulaspora delbrueckii CBS 1146 chromosome 5, complete genome genomic window:
- the MPP10 gene encoding rRNA-processing protein MPP10 (similar to Saccharomyces cerevisiae MPP10 (YJR002W); ancestral locus Anc_5.221), with protein sequence MSTLLKALKQDPVEILSQDSSSALQLVKSYLDEVITHAKKDDISTDIDEITVDGLDANQVWWQAKMVLDRVQGDLMERIQELKIMTDSVDEAVPSPEGEDGSEYESEEEVSEGGEMLPPNFEETVSDNEAEELEESDAQYDSAEEELVENGSSEVEKEEPEIIGDANEEENSHEVLSGVNDDFFNLEEFNKQTLEPEGGRAEQEDDEEIDYFENVPSDDEEEAIYYEDFFDKPNTKKRTTGGDKNSLNTKKIDDLDEADYEAAVDSAKLDLFAEEGDDSEIDEDDKDVEGKLSTYERQQIDIQNQIEQLEKDAVAEKKWALKGEVGAQDRPADSLLTEEVDFDRTAKPVPVITSEVTESLEQLIRRRIQEYNFDDLQRRVVSDLNLKKMKPQFELSDQKSSKSLADIYEDDYKNVPQDVAVSEELKKSHDEISEMFSNLCYKLDALSSAHFIPKPAQKSLEIRVDSAAISMEDAQPLSMSSASALAPQEIYKVGKSNNTNEIRLKNGVTMSRDELTREDKNRLRRAAKRKRSKNAQPAATKKSKKENVIDTLAKNKNITVINQKGEMHDVRGRTKSTKGMDNSSTRVKL encoded by the coding sequence ATGTCGACATTATTAAAAGCCCTCAAGCAGGATCCCGTTGAGATACTCTCGCAGGATTCATCATCTGCCCTGCAACTAGTGAAATCTTACCTCGATGAAGTAATCACGCATGCAAAGAAGGATGATATTAGTACAGATATAGATGAAATAACTGTTGATGGGTTAGACGCAAATCAAGTATGGTGGCAAGCAAAAATGGTCCTTGATAGAGTTCAAGGTGATTTAATGGAGAGGATACAAGAGCTTAAAATTATGACTGATTCAGTTGATGAAGCAGTTCCATCTCCTGAAGGGGAAGATGGCTCCGAATATGAATCTGAAGAGGAAGTATCTGAAGGTGGAGAGATGTTGCCtccaaattttgaagagacagTCAGCGATAATGAAGCCGAGGAGCTTGAAGAGAGTGACGCCCAATATGACAGTGCAGAGGAGGAGTTAGTAGAAAACGGATCTAGTGAGGTTGAGAAAGAGGAGCCTGAAATTATCGGTGATGCAAATGAAGAGGAGAATTCACATGAAGTTCTAAGCGGTGTTAATGACGACTTTTTCAACCTTGAGGAATTCAACAAGCAGACTCTAGAACCCGAGGGAGGAAGGGCTGAgcaagaagatgacgaagagatTGACTACTTTGAAAATGTTCCttcagatgatgaggaagaggcTATTTATTACGAGGACTTTTTTGATAAACCGAACACTAAAAAGAGAACGACCGGAGGCGATAAAAATTCTCTAAACACTAAAAAGATTGACGACCTTGATGAAGCAGACTACGAGGCGGCTGTTGATTCTGCAAAGCTCGATTTGTTTGCTGAAGAAGGCGATGATTCCGAAAtagatgaggatgataaagatGTGGAAGGTAAGCTCTCGACATATGAGAGACAACAAATCGACatccaaaatcaaattgagcagcttgaaaaggatgCAGTGGCTGAAAAGAAGTGGGCTTTGAAGGGTGAAGTTGGAGCTCAAGATCGTCCGGCGGACTCTCTATTGACGGAGGAGGTTGATTTTGACAGGACGGCCAAACCAGTCCCCGTAATAACATCAGAAGTTACTGAATCTTTAGAGCAGCTCATCAGGAGAAGGATCCAAGAATACAACTTTGATGACCTCCAGAGAAGAGTTGTGAGCGACTTAAAtctcaaaaagatgaagccCCAGTTTGAATTGAGTGACCaaaaatcatccaaatcaCTTGCAGACATCTATGAAGATGATTACAAGAACGTACCGCAAGATGTCGCTGTGAGTGAAGAGCTCAAGAAATCACACGATGAGATCTCGGAAATGTTCTCCAATCTCTGTTATAAATTGGATGCGCTTTCATCTGCTCACTTCATACCAAAGCCTGCCCAGAAGTCTCTCGAGATCAGAGTGGATTCAGCGGCAATTTCAATGGAAGATGCACAACCATTGAGCATGTCTTCCGCATCAGCATTGGCACCACAAGAGATTTACAAGGTCGGAAAGTCTAACAATACCAACGAAATTAGATTGAAGAACGGTGTAACGATGTCTAGGGATGAATTGACACGAGAAGATAAAAACAGACTACGCAGAGCAgcaaagaggaagagatcCAAGAATGCCCAGCCAGCAGCCACTAAGAAaagcaagaaagaaaacgTTATCGACACTTTGGCCAAGAATAAAAACATTACTGTGATCAATCAAAAGGGTGAGATGCATGATGTCAGAGGCCGGACCAAAAGCACAAAAGGTATGGACAACAGCAGTACTAGAGTAAAACTATAA
- the TDEL0E04060 gene encoding uncharacterized protein (ancestral locus Anc_5.223), with protein sequence MMKLILVNPTRSRADKLRFKTCQQSSSKIAKKKAKRVDLQGTSSTRTLFPLVFHNAHIKKDHTDQQFSFDEPTVSKQKALNEPQGGTRTFQAVKPKADLSIKAGIDFDSFKVDSHKLARQSSSNKSKKITFIPSISDDSKKSAVTEKKRQPSQTVINFAYSTDSNNDIIKNNFTNAGKLESDRLMADLKNLPSALRSDVSTGDQTNVANRIGKLKSEVRQSLNRNQLRLQSGYSTCTFRVNIKNR encoded by the coding sequence ATGATGAAGCTGATATTAGTCAATCCTACTAGGTCGAGGGCAGATAAACTGCGATTTAAAACTTGCCAACAAAGCAGCTCCAAGATTGCAAAAAAGAAGGCTAAACGAGTTGATCTTCAGGGTACTTCTAGTACAAGAACCCTGTTTCCCTTGGTATTCCATAATGCTCAtataaagaaagatcatACGGACcaacaattttcttttgatgaacctACTGTTTCAAAACAGAAGGCACTTAATGAGCCACAAGGTGGTACTCGAACATTTCAAGCAGTTAAACCAAAAGCTGATTTGTCTATCAAAGCGGGAATAGACTtcgattctttcaaggTAGATAGCCACAAATTGGCTAGGCAGTCTTCCTCTAATAAATCCAAAAAGATCACATTTATACCTTCCATTAGTGACGATTCGAAGAAGAGCGCCGTAACTGAAAAGAAGCGGCAGCCTAGTCAGACAGTCATCAATTTTGCATACTCGACAGATTCGAACAACGATATCATTAAGAATAACTTCACTAATGCGGGCAAACTTGAATCCGACAGACTGATGGCAGATCTTAAAAATCTACCCTCTGCTCTACGGAGTGATGTCTCGACTGGTGACCAAACTAATGTTGCTAACCGGATCGGTAAACTTAAATCTGAAGTGAGACAGAGTCTTAATAGAAACCAGCTGCGATTACAGAGCGGATATTCTACATGCACATTTCGAGTCAACATCAAGAACCGTTAG
- the NOC3 gene encoding Noc3p (similar to Saccharomyces cerevisiae NOC3 (YLR002C); ancestral locus Anc_5.222) produces the protein MGKGKRNQKAIQDRAAKRRKQEDAQLLNGGFQEATELLDDEVLNVDIDVRQRGSSWENEEQDYEMRPRKLQEYGEDMVEGLPIKINGKIERKMHKKQSNTTEENDNGAIEEELDRSSDASGQAVSADEKQEEEFDEEPDTEERIIELKEEIAELVEKIIEEPEENTAALTRLCKMAESKNPNTSKFSMLALVPVFKSIIPGYRIRPLTELEKKERVSKEVTRLRNFEQTLVVNYRKYIENLKNLSRVPNGEKPIKVSLGVLATQAANELASTVAHFNFRDEVFTILVRRVCKPNLTVDPVSTQSIKSLEILLNDDDEGNVSLSIIRILAKTIKVRKYNVDESVLNMLLSLETLQDYDPNTKSDEPHVKVKEKKKDRVHLSKKQRKARKEMKAIEEEMERAEQTVSAEEKEKNQAEILKTMLSLYLNILRIDSPTLVGSVLEGLVKFGGMANLDLLGDFLEVMKELIQNTIDQELTSASVRKLLLCIVSAFSLVSSHTQMKVHTDLSVFVDALYAVLCHVSLDADLELSHKSLRLADPLNNEITKPSVNVSTKAELLLKSLDHVFFRSRSGSKLKALAFTKRLYMCMGNTPENTTIALLKFLQKLGNRYPEIEGLYSTDDRIGNGVFVMEADNPSRSNPETAVLWENNILRNHYCPTVVKGINSLANRSKN, from the coding sequence ATGGGAAAAGGCAAGAGAAATCAGAAAGCTATTCAAGACAGGGCAGCTAAAAGGCGGAAACAGGAAGACGCCCAGCTTTTAAACGGTGGATTCCAAGAGGCTACAGAGTTACTGGATGATGAGGTTCTTAACGTAGACATAGATGTTAGACAACGAGGCTCTTCTTGGGAGAATGAAGAGCAGGATTATGAAATGAGGCCAAGGAAGTTGCAGGAATACGGCGAGGATATGGTTGAAGGTCTACCCATCAAGATAAATGGTAAGATCGAAAGAAAAATGCATAAGAAGCAGTCTAATACAACCGAAGAAAACGATAAtggagcaattgaagaggaaCTAGATAGATCTTCTGATGCGAGCGGCCAGGCTGTGAGTGCAGATGAAAAgcaggaagaagagtttgacgAAGAGCCAGATACGGAGGAAAGGATCATCGAActaaaagaagaaattgctgaATTGGTCGAGAAAATTATAGAAGAACCTGAAGAAAATACAGCAGCTCTAACTAGGCTCTGCAAAATGGCCGAATCTAAGAACCCTAACACGAGCAAGTTCTCGATGCTTGCGCTCGTCCCTGTGTTTAAGAGTATCATCCCAGGCTACAGAATTAGGCCGTTAACtgagcttgaaaagaaagagagagtGTCTAAGGAAGTTACCAgattgagaaattttgagCAGACCCTTGTGGTGAACTACAGGAAATATATCgaaaatctgaaaaatctctCGAGAGTTCCAAACGGCGAGAAACCTATAAAAGTCTCCTTAGGTGTTCTGGCGACGCAAGCCGCCAATGAACTGGCTTCCACTGTTGCACACTTCAATTTCCGTGATGAAGTGTTCACCATACTTGTGCGTCGTGTCTGTAAGCCAAACCTCACCGTGGATCCAGTTTCCACCCAGTCGATCAAGTCTTTAGAGATTCTCCtaaatgatgatgatgaaggtaaCGTATCACTGAGCATCATAAGAATACTTGCCAAGACCATCAAAGTTAGAAAATACAACGTAGACGAGTCGGTCCTGAATATGCTTCTATCGTTGGAAACTTTGCAGGATTACGACCCCAACACGAAGAGCGATGAACCACATGTCAAGGtaaaagagaagaagaaggatagAGTACATCTATCTaagaaacaaagaaaagCTAGGAAGGAAATGAaggccattgaagaagaaatggaaagaGCTGAGCAAACCGTCTCTGCTGaagagaaggagaaaaatcaagcCGAAATTTTAAAGACTATGCTTTCTTTATACCTGAACATTCTCAGAATTGACTCACCAACTTTAGTGGGTTCGGTTCTTGAAGGGTTAGTAAAGTTCGGCGGCATGGCGAACTTGGATCTACTAGGGGATTTTCTAGAAGTTatgaaggaattgattcAGAACaccattgatcaagaactGACGTCTGCAAGTGTAAGAAAGCTGCTCTTGTGTATTGTCAGCGCTTTCTCATTAGTCTCATCTCACACTCAAATGAAAGTGCATACTGATCTTTCAGTATTTGTGGATGCACTATACGCTGTGCTATGCCACGTTTCCTTAGATGCAGATCTGGAGCTATCACACAAATCCTTACGTTTAGCAGATCCACTAAATAACGAGATAACAAAACCGTCGGTCAACGTTTCCACCAAGGCCGAACTGCTTTTGAAGTCTCTGGATCATGTGTTCTTCAGATCAAGATCAGGTTCCAAACTGAAAGCTTTGGCGTTCACAAAGAGACTTTATATGTGCATGGGAAATACTCCCGAAAACACTACTATAGCTTTACTGAAGTTTTTGCAAAAGCTGGGAAATAGGTATCCGGAAATCGAAGGATTGTACTCCACAGATGATAGAATCGGCAACGGAGTTTTTGTGATGGAGGCGGACAATCCCTCGAGGAGTAATCCTGAGACGGCCGTCCTGTGGGAAAACAACATTCTGAGAAACCATTACTGTCCCACTGTTGTTAAAGGTATCAACTCGCTAGCTAATCGTTCAAAAAATTAA
- the TDEL0E04100 gene encoding uncharacterized protein (similar to Saccharomyces cerevisiae YLR001C; ancestral locus Anc_5.219) produces the protein MKVKSWSIVIQLYWVSLLMAFTSSAQSTSGEFTSVVDILSESAEFSTFLRLLQRNGHIPYLNELQNFTLLAPVNSAFASEFEKKAEFDVKNYVLDDLVLQTSQISNGTTILRDSVKFPLSIHHYGNGEISINKAFIVEPDLTPNFQNATVHGISTLLPDPPKVGNLLEKLESDREGVHLFNSLIKSFKGFESLASNSTLLIPFDVNFYKDFNHIEINYLLDAFNHLSTVESSIARDWSRDRERFLQTLLCHKIIGGLEADDKSLINLAGQPIKFRSWNLGSCMSVNDSTPSVYSNMIYDRGIAHGFTEIPFLHSAVSFNTEKYLHGMNSTDFVRELFFRNLQHMIRDESITKKMTIFIPETALNEKFGFTKPSLLYHFIEDQVWLEDEFLSSNDEQPSTKMFQSAFCSSNKRLGGQCQRLKIQKLRGSYTINSKYKILHAKPYEIGKTLIYTISEDLQLPGDFLSALNPFYHCSRSLVFLRQSGLLKLPANTQGYTVLLPCFDSWGFFDLNFEYLQNNATAVNLIMKNLILDGLLYSDAKNVTVETRNILGEKVSLSVSSTDDGGDDETTFQLSTVDEVIRVNHSLDSFFDQGVIHPLQSAYFPRAVNITISDLLETTGATEFINFLEHFQDLSSIIKENKPYSILVPTASSLNMEPVGINSTNLQDFLKLHIVTGNYTKNLLHCEGQANTTLGEPLLCRESSPGSYLLRLENGADHEVRILRKGCSSFGNESCIFLIDRPISLLWLSQQKSHLHLPGIAVGVGVIVGVFSVVAIFSAY, from the coding sequence ATGAAGGTGAAATCATGGAGCATCGTCATACAATTGTACTGGGTATCTTTGTTGATGGCATTCACATCATCGGCCCAGTCAACCTCAGGTGAATTCACATCTGTTGTAGATATACTGTCTGAAAGCGCTGAATTTTCAACCTTTTTACGGCTTCTTCAGAGAAATGGACACATACCAtatttgaatgaattaCAGAATTTTACTCTACTGGCCCCTGTGAACTCTGCATTTGCTTCTGAGTTCGAGAAAAAAGCTGAATTTgatgtgaaaaattatgTGCTGGACGACTTAGTACTACAAACTTCTCAAATTAGCAACGGTACCACTATACTTCGTGATAGTGTGAAATTTCCTTTAAGTATCCATCATTATGGAAATGGGGAAATAAGTATCAATAAAGCTTTTATCGTTGAACCCGACCTGACACCCAATTTTCAGAATGCAACTGTTCATGGTATCTCCACATTATTGCCCGATCCTCCAAAGGTCGGCAATCTTTTAGAAAAACTCGAGTCTGATCGTGAAGGtgttcatcttttcaattcattgatAAAGAGCTTTAAGGGCTTCGAGTCACTAGCTAGCAACAGTACATTACTGATCCCATTCGACGTTAATTTTTACAAAGACTTCAATCACATTGAAATAAACTATCTTTTAGATGCTTTCAATCATCTGTCAACCGTCGAGAGTTCCATAGCTCGTGATTGGAGCAGAGACAGAGAAAGGTTCCTTCAAACTTTACTGTGCCATAAAATCATAGGTGGATTGGAGGCTGACGACAAAAGTCTCATTAATTTAGCCGGTCAACCAATAAAGTTTCGTAGCTGGAATTTAGGGTCCTGTATGTCAGTTAACGATTCAACACCCTCCGTGTACTCCAACATGATTTATGATAGAGGAATTGCACATGGTTTTACTGAGATTCCGTTTCTTCATTCTGCGGTCAGTTTCAACACAGAGAAGTATTTACACGGTATGAATAGCACAGATTTTGTCAGGGAACTCTTTTTTAGAAATCTGCAGCATATGATTCGTGATGAAAGtattacaaagaagatgacaaTTTTCATTCCTGAAACGGCTCTCAACGAGAAGTTTGGGTTCACAAAACCCAGTCTACTCTACCACTTTATTGAGGATCAAGTTTGGCTAGAAGATGAGtttttatcatcaaatgACGAACAACCATCAACAAAAATGTTCCAATCTGCATTTTGCTCGTCGAACAAGCGGCTTGGTGGACAATGTCAGAGGTTAAAAATACAAAAATTGAGAGGATCATATACCATCAACAGCAAATACAAGATATTGCATGCCAAGCCATATGAAATTGGCAAGACATTGATTTATACTATATCCGAAGACTTGCAATTGCCAGGTGACTTTTTATCAGCCTTGAACCCATTTTATCATTGTTCCAGATCGCTAGTCTTTTTGAGGCAGAGTGGGTTGCTGAAACTTCCTGCTAACACGCAAGGCTATACTGTACTATTGCCATGTTTTGATTCATGGggattctttgatttgaattttgagtATCTCCAAAACAACGCAACAGCCGTTAATCTGATCATGAAGAACCTGATTTTGGATGGACTACTTTATAGCGATGCAAAAAATGTCACTGTTGAGACACGGAACATACTTGGCGAAAAAGTTTCGCTTTCAGTGAGCTCAACCGATGATGGCGGTGATGATGAAACGACTTTTCAGTTGAGCACAGTGGATGAGGTTATTCGCGTGAACCACTCTTTAGACTCGTTTTTTGATCAGGGAGTGATTCATCCGTTGCAAAGCGCATACTTTCCGAGAGCCGTCAACATCACAATAAGCgatcttcttgaaaccaCCGGAGCGACtgaatttatcaacttCTTGGAGCACTTTCAGGACCTGTCATCAATTATCAAGGAGAACAAGCCATACTCGATCCTTGTCCCGACAGCTTCGTCGCTCAATATGGAACCTGTTGGGATCAATTCTACAAACCTTCAGGACTTTCTCAAACTGCACATAGTCACGGGAAATTACACCaagaatcttcttcattgcGAAGGCCAAGCGAACACCACCTTGGGCGAACCATTGCTCTGCAGGGAGAGTTCACCAGGCTCGTACCTACTAAGACTGGAAAACGGTGCTGACCATGAGGTTCGCATCCTACGAAAAGGTTGTTCGTCTTTTGGCAATGAGTCCtgcattttcttgattgatcGACCAATTTCATTACTTTGGTTAAGCCAACAGAAGAGTCACTTGCATCTGCCAGGCATCGCCGTTGGGGTAGGTGTCATTGTTGGGGTTTTTTCAGTAGTCGCAATTTTTTCTGCCTATTAG
- the AVT1 gene encoding Avt1p (similar to Saccharomyces cerevisiae AVT1 (YJR001W); ancestral locus Anc_5.220), with translation MTNQSEQQPSQGGSSDQPHVHYISIPIHRTPEFGTEDLSAPAGGFTTRRQSILDQPIGSFRGVNSLSRFATSLRRANSFRHIDVHPELQRSYFEDAADELYDPDTMAPAHGGRKLSIALNRAGDVSVRPSISYLNGRRWSGAVQDADDYGSIALDSNSVFRPDGASAVSIGGGPSLADIAPPDAESFMVKQIEGKDGAVVTVLAGQSTAPQTIFNSINVLIGIGLFALPLGLKYAGWVFGLLLLLVLACGTFCTAELLSRCLDTDPTMMSYADLGYAAYGRRGRALISCLFTLDLLGSGVSLIILFGDSLNALFPSHSSNFFKVLSFFAVTPAIFIPLNILSNISFLGIMSTIGTVSLIIVCGLLKNESPGSLLQPMETHLWPENMMGFCLSIGLLSACWGGHAVFPNLKTDMRHPEKFKDCLKTTYKITSMADIGTAVVGFLMFGNLVHDEITKNLLLTAGYPNFVYGTVSALMAVIPIAKTPLNARPIVSVLDTLMGIEGAEAKFEGRQFYFAKFQRIFNRILINVLFVTIAIVFPKFDKLIAFLGAGLCFAICLILPCLFYIKICKATIKPWEKRICHLVIFCQHVSRHWGLVLLSWHNHKSSIILLGTIELRANCLQTTVFFSCILLKE, from the coding sequence ATGACTAATCAATCTGAACAGCAACCTTCACAAGGGGGCAGTAGTGATCAACCTCATGTACACTATATTTCCATTCCCATACACAGGACTCCCGAGTTTGGTACTGAAGATCTTTCTGCTCCTGCAGGTGGATTCACAACCAGGAGACAGTCGATCTTGGATCAACCGATTGGATCTTTCCGAGGTGTAAACTCATTAAGCCGATTCGCTACTTCTTTGCGCAGAGCTAATTCCTTTAGGCACATCGATGTACATCCAGAGCTGCAAAGAAGTTATTTTGAAGACGCAGCAGATGAATTGTACGACCCAGATACCATGGCTCCCGCACATGGGGGTAGAAAGCTATCGATTGCCTTAAATCGAGCTGGAGACGTATCAGTACGTCCTTCGATTAGCTATCTGAATGGCAGACGTTGGAGTGGAGCGGTCCAGGACGCAGATGATTATGGATCAATTGCTCTTGATTCCAATTCAGTCTTTCGTCCAGACGGGGCAAGCGCAGTATCAATTGGGGGTGGTCCCAGTTTAGCTGATATTGCTCCTCCCGATGCAGAATCTTTCATGGTGAAACAGATTGAGGGCAAGGATGGGGCCGTTGTGACTGTTCTGGCGGGCCAATCGACCGCACCGCAAACGATATTCAATTCCATCAACGTTCTGATCGGTATCGGGTTGTTCGCCTTGCCCTTGGGTTTGAAATATGCTGGATGGGTTTTTGGGCTATTGTTGCTACTTGTACTTGCTTGTGGTACTTTTTGTACTGCTGAGTTACTGTCAAGATGCTTGGATACTGACCCTACTATGATGTCTTATGCTGATTTAGGTTACGCTGCttatggaagaagaggccGTGCTCTCATATCATGCTTATTCACCTTGGATCTTTTAGGTAGTGGTGTCTCGCTGATAATCCTCTTTGGCGACTCTTTGAATGCTTTGTTTCCTTCTcattcatcaaacttttttAAAGTACTCAGTTTCTTTGCTGTCACTCCTGCAATTTTCATCCCCCTAAACATTCTTTCTAACATCTCCTTCTTGGGCATCATGTCGACTATTGGAACAGTTTCTCTGATCATTGTTTGTGGGCTTCTCAAAAATGAATCCCCTGGATCCCTACTACAACCAATGGAAACCCATCTGTGGCCAGAGAACATGATGGGATTTTGTCTCTCTATAGGTTTATTGAGTGCTTGTTGGGGTGGTCATGCTGtctttccaaatttgaagaccGATATGAGACATCCAGAAAAGTTTAAAGACTGCCTGAAGACTACTTACAAAATAACATCGATGGCTGACATCGGAACGGCTGTGGTAGGATTTTTGATGTTTGGTAACCTGGTTCATGACGAGATAACAAAAAACCTGCTTTTAACTGCCGGATACCCCAACTTCGTTTATGGGACTGTATCAGCTTTAATGGCGGTTATTCCCATCGCAAAGACCCCATTAAATGCTAGACCAATTGTCTCAGTCTTAGATACTCTGATGGGTATCGAGGGAGCAGAGGCCAAGTTTGAAGGTAGGCAATTTTATTTCGCAAAATTTCAGCGTATTTTCAACCGtatcttgatcaatgtcCTATTCGTTACCATTGCCATTGTCTTTCCAAAATTCGACAAGTTGATCGCATTCCTCGGTGCTGGTCTATGTTTTGCTATATGTTTGATTTTACCATGTCTCTTCTACATTAAAATTTGCAAGGCCACAATCAAGCCATGGGAGAAGAGGATCTGTCATCTCGTTATTTTTTGTCAGCATGTCTCGCGACATTGGGGATTGGTGCTGCTTTCTTGGCATAATCATAAGTCATCCATCATCCTTTTAGGAACAATTGAGCTCAGAGCGAACTGCCTACAAACTACTGTATTTTTTTCATGCATTTTACTTAAAGAATGA